The following proteins are co-located in the Clostridiales bacterium genome:
- the mutY gene encoding A/G-specific adenine glycosylase gives MDQQKYLTNQRNKEKILQGNNLEQERNKNLQENKAGRLKKIVVPLLQWYDNNARDLPWRENSEPYAVWISEIMLQQTRVEAVKPYYDRWLKAFPTLSALAAAPEEEVLKLWEGLGYYSRARNIHKTAKIVEENYEGMLPSSFEALLKLPGVGEYSAGSIGSIAFQLPVPCVDGNVLRVITRITAEDADISEPSTKKLLTEWVRAIVPDARPGDFNQSLMELGASICLPNGLPKCESCPVSSLCEAFQQNKTTDFPVKKPKPQRKKEKRTVLLILLGDKAAVRKRKDSGLLASLWEYPNYPGELKEQEVIEKLQAKGLSPVTAIKLKKAKHIFTHIEWQLSGYLVTLDESLFSEKQVDWAEFSGGEDDFFWANSDLLHEHLTIPSAFKVYHQILLNTLQSAH, from the coding sequence ATGGATCAACAGAAATATCTCACGAACCAACGAAATAAAGAAAAGATTCTTCAAGGCAACAATCTAGAACAAGAAAGAAATAAGAATCTACAAGAAAACAAAGCAGGTCGGTTAAAAAAGATTGTTGTTCCGCTGCTGCAGTGGTATGACAACAATGCCAGAGACCTTCCATGGAGAGAGAATTCCGAACCCTACGCTGTCTGGATCTCTGAAATCATGCTTCAGCAAACTCGTGTTGAGGCAGTGAAGCCCTATTATGATCGGTGGCTGAAAGCATTCCCCACCCTTTCCGCTTTAGCTGCTGCACCCGAAGAAGAAGTCCTGAAGCTCTGGGAGGGGCTCGGATACTACTCCCGTGCTAGAAATATCCATAAAACCGCAAAGATTGTGGAAGAGAATTACGAAGGTATGCTGCCGTCTTCTTTTGAGGCGCTTCTCAAGCTGCCGGGAGTTGGAGAATATTCTGCCGGTTCCATTGGTTCTATCGCCTTCCAGCTTCCTGTTCCCTGTGTTGACGGGAATGTGCTGCGCGTGATTACACGGATTACCGCAGAAGATGCGGACATCTCGGAGCCCTCTACAAAAAAGCTGCTCACAGAATGGGTCCGCGCCATAGTTCCTGATGCCCGCCCCGGTGATTTCAATCAGTCCCTGATGGAGCTAGGAGCTAGCATCTGCCTTCCAAACGGCCTGCCCAAATGTGAAAGCTGCCCTGTATCAAGCCTCTGCGAGGCATTCCAACAGAACAAAACTACGGATTTTCCTGTAAAAAAACCGAAACCGCAGCGTAAAAAAGAAAAAAGAACGGTTCTCTTAATACTTCTCGGAGACAAAGCAGCAGTAAGAAAGCGCAAAGACAGCGGTTTACTTGCCAGCCTGTGGGAATATCCCAATTATCCCGGTGAGCTCAAGGAGCAGGAAGTCATAGAAAAATTGCAGGCAAAAGGCCTGTCTCCAGTCACGGCAATAAAACTAAAAAAGGCGAAGCATATTTTCACCCACATTGAATGGCAGTTGTCTGGTTATCTTGTAACCTTGGATGAGAGTCTTTTTTCTGAAAAGCAAGTAGATTGGGCGGAATTCTCCGGCGGAGAAGATGATTTTTTTTGGGCGAACTCCGATTTGCTGCATGAGCACCTGACGATTCCCTCCGCATTTAAGGTTTACCACCAGATCCTCTTAAATACGTTACAGTCCGCGCATTAG
- a CDS encoding putative manganese-dependent inorganic diphosphatase, with the protein MKKKVLVIGHKNPDTDSICSAIAYADLKNKISQDIHIPKRAGDLSDETKFVLEKFNIAIPEYIQDIGTQVSDIDIRRTEGAQSSFSLKKAWNLMRDLNVSTLPVTNQDRLEGIISVNDIATANMDIYDNQILATAKTSYKNIIETLEGTMVVGNENDMVEQGKILIAASNPDTMENFIDAGDIVILSNRYESQLCAIEMSAGCLIICTGVPVSLTIKRMAAEKGCRIISTPYDTYIVARLINQSTPIDYFMKTENLITFETDDFTEDVKKVMAKVRHRDFPVLDVYGAYHGMISRRSLLDVQKKGVILVDHNEKSQAVDGLETAEILEIIDHHRIGNLETITPVFFRNQPVGCTATIIYQMYMENRVEIEPGIAGLLCAAIITDTLMFRSPTCTAEDRNAAENLSILAGINIEKFADELFRSGSNLKGKSPEELLYHDFKTYSVNKVSFAVGQINFMNADDLQEAKIRLLEYLNTSFRRNDIDMMFIMLTNIIEESSELLFFGDGAKEAAESAMKTTAFTDALQLKGVVSRKKQMIPALMAVLQ; encoded by the coding sequence ATGAAGAAAAAAGTTCTTGTCATCGGTCATAAAAACCCGGACACAGATTCCATCTGTTCCGCCATTGCATATGCAGATCTGAAAAACAAAATTTCACAGGACATTCACATTCCCAAAAGAGCCGGTGATCTCAGCGATGAAACCAAATTTGTTTTGGAAAAATTTAATATCGCGATACCGGAGTATATTCAGGACATTGGAACACAGGTCAGTGATATTGATATCAGACGAACCGAGGGTGCACAAAGCTCCTTCTCACTGAAAAAAGCGTGGAACCTGATGAGGGATCTTAATGTATCAACCCTGCCGGTAACCAACCAGGATCGGCTGGAAGGAATCATTTCAGTAAACGATATTGCCACTGCAAATATGGACATCTACGATAACCAAATTCTGGCAACAGCAAAAACAAGCTATAAAAACATCATAGAAACTTTAGAAGGAACCATGGTGGTGGGTAATGAAAACGATATGGTTGAGCAGGGAAAAATCCTCATTGCTGCTTCCAATCCTGATACCATGGAAAATTTCATTGATGCAGGCGATATCGTTATCTTGAGCAACCGTTACGAATCACAGCTTTGTGCCATCGAAATGAGCGCCGGCTGCCTGATTATATGCACAGGAGTCCCGGTATCTCTCACCATCAAAAGGATGGCCGCTGAAAAGGGCTGCCGTATCATCAGCACCCCTTATGACACTTATATCGTAGCAAGGCTCATCAATCAGAGCACGCCGATTGATTATTTTATGAAAACGGAAAATCTCATCACCTTTGAAACCGATGATTTCACTGAGGATGTTAAGAAAGTCATGGCAAAAGTAAGGCATCGAGACTTTCCGGTACTGGACGTATATGGCGCATACCATGGAATGATATCTCGAAGATCTTTGCTGGATGTCCAGAAAAAAGGTGTCATACTTGTGGATCATAATGAGAAGTCTCAGGCTGTAGATGGATTAGAAACAGCGGAAATCCTGGAGATTATCGATCATCACCGCATCGGCAATTTAGAGACCATCACTCCTGTCTTCTTCCGCAACCAGCCGGTGGGTTGTACTGCAACCATCATTTATCAGATGTATATGGAAAATCGGGTTGAAATTGAACCTGGCATAGCAGGGCTGCTGTGTGCCGCTATCATAACGGACACACTGATGTTCCGCTCCCCCACATGTACTGCTGAGGATCGAAATGCCGCGGAGAACCTTTCCATCTTGGCTGGGATCAACATTGAGAAGTTTGCAGACGAGCTATTCCGCTCCGGCAGCAATCTCAAGGGAAAATCCCCCGAGGAACTCTTGTATCATGATTTCAAGACTTATTCTGTCAATAAGGTAAGCTTTGCGGTAGGCCAGATCAACTTCATGAACGCAGACGATCTTCAGGAGGCAAAAATAAGACTTTTGGAGTACTTAAATACTTCATTCAGAAGAAATGATATAGATATGATGTTTATCATGCTGACCAACATCATAGAGGAATCCTCAGAGCTTCTTTTCTTTGGAGACGGAGCCAAAGAAGCGGCAGAATCTGCCATGAAAACGACAGCTTTCACCGACGCCCTCCAGCTTAAGGGTGTTGTGTCCAGAAAGAAACAGATGATTCCCGCATTGATGGCTGTACTTCAGTAA